The following proteins are co-located in the Synechococcus sp. PROS-U-1 genome:
- a CDS encoding NAD(P)H-hydrate dehydratase, with protein MWPPADSDHLLVDASSMRGLEQSLFDSGMPVAALMEKVGLAMASWLLARSDLLRNGVVVLVGPGHNGGDGLVVARELHLAGIEVSLWCPLAIRKQLTADHLRHGEWLGLRRLRQDPDPADAALWLDAIFGLGQSRALPESFEDLFRRRQQLQPGALISLDVPSGLCSDHGTVLGEQAACASATLSVGWMKRGLCLDPARPWVGALVRIDLGLPPAVMGNAAAVLPRRLPVGEACTAPLPALPPTAMKYERGRSLVVAGSDRYPGAAHLALRGAMASGCGCVQAVVPPCLQSNLWQVLPEVMQLEEGVIPDRLDAVLVGPGLGNPSRWWNQWSEQLRTVAGLLVLDADGINALASSPEGWRWLLQRQGPTWLTPHAAEFARLFPDCGEGDALERVIAAARCSGCCILLKGAHSVLADSSGAAVVLTGTSPWVARTGLGDLLAGFVTGWGAQAVAAHQQPGLESFVASTALHGLAARRAQSSDASAIADCLKILAARCQKKQTTMFNKV; from the coding sequence GGGTCTGGAACAGAGCCTGTTCGACAGCGGAATGCCCGTCGCCGCCTTGATGGAGAAGGTGGGGCTTGCGATGGCGTCTTGGCTCCTGGCGCGCAGCGACCTGCTGAGAAATGGAGTGGTGGTCTTGGTCGGGCCGGGCCACAACGGTGGCGATGGCCTGGTGGTGGCGAGGGAGTTGCATTTGGCTGGCATTGAGGTTTCGCTGTGGTGTCCCCTTGCCATTCGCAAGCAACTCACCGCTGACCATCTGCGCCATGGGGAGTGGCTCGGTCTGCGGCGCCTGCGTCAAGACCCGGATCCAGCCGACGCAGCGCTGTGGCTGGACGCGATCTTCGGGCTCGGGCAGAGCAGGGCTCTGCCTGAGTCCTTCGAGGATCTGTTCCGGCGCCGACAGCAGTTGCAGCCTGGTGCGCTGATCAGCCTGGATGTGCCGTCAGGTCTTTGTTCGGACCACGGAACTGTGTTGGGGGAGCAGGCTGCTTGTGCTTCGGCCACCCTCAGCGTTGGCTGGATGAAGCGCGGGTTGTGTCTGGACCCAGCCCGTCCTTGGGTTGGGGCGTTGGTGCGGATTGATCTGGGGTTGCCGCCTGCGGTGATGGGCAACGCCGCTGCGGTCTTGCCGCGCCGTCTGCCGGTTGGAGAGGCCTGTACGGCCCCGTTACCAGCGCTGCCGCCCACAGCGATGAAGTACGAACGGGGCCGCTCTCTGGTGGTGGCGGGCAGTGATCGCTACCCCGGCGCAGCACATCTCGCGCTGCGGGGGGCCATGGCCAGTGGCTGTGGCTGCGTTCAGGCCGTTGTGCCGCCCTGTCTTCAATCGAATTTGTGGCAGGTGTTGCCGGAGGTGATGCAACTGGAGGAGGGGGTGATTCCAGACCGGCTGGATGCGGTGTTGGTCGGTCCCGGGCTTGGTAACCCCTCCCGGTGGTGGAACCAGTGGTCGGAGCAACTGCGCACCGTCGCTGGTTTGCTGGTGCTCGATGCAGATGGGATCAATGCCCTGGCGTCCAGTCCGGAGGGGTGGCGTTGGTTGTTGCAGCGTCAGGGCCCAACCTGGCTGACACCCCATGCCGCTGAGTTCGCGCGTTTGTTTCCTGATTGTGGCGAGGGCGATGCGCTTGAGAGGGTGATCGCAGCAGCACGCTGCAGCGGTTGTTGCATTTTGCTGAAGGGTGCGCATTCGGTTCTGGCGGATTCATCGGGTGCGGCAGTTGTGCTGACAGGCACGTCTCCTTGGGTTGCTCGCACTGGACTAGGCGACCTGCTGGCCGGTTTTGTGACTGGTTGGGGCGCCCAGGCCGTCGCGGCACACCAGCAGCCAGGGCTTGAAAGCTTTGTTGCCAGCACGGCTTTGCATGGTTTGGCGGCACGTCGTGCTCAATCAAGTGATGCTTCGGCGATTGCGGATTGTTTGAAAATCCTTGCAGCGCGGTGTCAGAAAAAGCAAACAACGATGTTCAACAAAGTCTGA
- a CDS encoding RpoD/SigA family RNA polymerase sigma factor: MVSTASKPLETQRRRSSDPVSWYLATIGRIPLLTPAEEIELGNQVQAMMALTEDGSREFADGELTTAQRRLLRIGRRAKERMMKANLRLVVSVAKKYQGKGLELLDLIQEGSLGLERAVEKFDPTRGYKFSTYAFWWIRQSMTRAIACQSRTIRLPVHLSERLTTIRKVSLDLAHKLGAMPSRVEIAEAMDIPLDELDSLLRQALTTSSLDAPVNGEEGRSFLGDLIADSSLDEPLDIVEQRIHHEQLGRWLSHLSEQEQHVLRMRFGLEGNERHTLAEIGRLMEVSRERVRQVELKALRKLRNLTRRLPSGI; this comes from the coding sequence ATGGTGTCCACCGCATCCAAGCCGCTGGAGACTCAACGTCGGCGCAGCAGCGACCCTGTCAGCTGGTACCTCGCCACCATTGGCAGAATCCCTCTTCTCACACCAGCTGAGGAAATCGAGCTGGGCAATCAGGTGCAAGCCATGATGGCCCTGACAGAAGACGGCTCCCGCGAGTTTGCGGATGGAGAACTCACTACGGCGCAGCGTCGTCTCCTGAGGATCGGTCGGCGCGCCAAAGAGCGGATGATGAAGGCCAACCTTCGTTTAGTTGTCAGTGTTGCCAAGAAATATCAGGGCAAGGGTCTCGAGTTGCTCGACCTGATTCAGGAGGGCTCCCTCGGGCTTGAGCGTGCTGTTGAGAAATTTGATCCCACCCGGGGCTACAAGTTCTCCACCTATGCCTTCTGGTGGATCCGCCAGAGCATGACCCGCGCCATTGCCTGCCAGTCGCGCACGATTCGTCTGCCGGTTCACCTCAGTGAGCGGCTCACCACCATTCGCAAGGTCAGTCTCGATCTCGCCCACAAACTCGGCGCTATGCCCAGCCGTGTGGAGATCGCTGAAGCCATGGATATTCCCTTGGATGAGCTGGATTCGCTGCTGCGCCAGGCCCTGACGACCAGCAGTCTTGATGCTCCTGTTAACGGAGAGGAGGGTCGCAGCTTCCTTGGTGATTTGATTGCTGATTCATCCCTCGATGAACCTCTCGACATCGTTGAGCAAAGGATTCATCACGAACAGCTGGGCCGATGGCTGAGTCACCTGAGTGAACAGGAGCAGCATGTTCTGCGCATGCGCTTCGGGCTTGAGGGCAATGAACGTCACACCCTCGCCGAAATCGGACGTCTCATGGAAGTGTCCAGGGAGCGTGTCCGTCAGGTTGAGCTCAAGGCATTGCGGAAACTGCGCAACCTCACCCGTCGTCTTCCGAGCGGCATCTGA
- the pdhA gene encoding pyruvate dehydrogenase (acetyl-transferring) E1 component subunit alpha translates to MGQDLAVDSAPIGTATAGPHAERLSKLVTAQRASVDRDTGLDLYRDMTLGRRFEDKCAEMYYRGKMFGFVHLYNGQEAVSTGVIGAMKRQHDWFCSTYRDHVHALSAGVPAREVMSELFGKETGCSKGRGGSMHLFSKEHHLLGGFAFIAEGIPVALGSAFTSRYKRDALGDASSNAVTAAFFGDGTCNNGQFFECMNMAQLWKLPIIFVVENNKWAIGMAHDRATSDPEIWRKASSFGMAGEEVDGMDVLAVRAAAQRAVERARAGEGPTLLECLTYRFRGHSLADPDELRAEEEKQFWAKRDPLKALERDLTDAGLVNSDELRAIEKDIDGIVQDCVDFALSAPEPDPSELTRYIWAED, encoded by the coding sequence ATGGGTCAGGACCTCGCTGTCGATTCCGCTCCGATTGGCACTGCGACTGCTGGTCCCCACGCCGAACGGCTCTCAAAACTGGTCACAGCACAACGGGCCAGCGTTGACCGGGACACCGGTCTTGACCTCTACCGGGACATGACCCTGGGCAGGCGCTTCGAGGACAAATGTGCCGAGATGTACTACCGGGGCAAGATGTTTGGCTTCGTTCATCTGTACAACGGTCAAGAAGCTGTCAGCACCGGTGTGATCGGTGCCATGAAGCGTCAGCACGACTGGTTCTGCAGCACCTACCGCGATCACGTGCATGCCTTAAGCGCCGGCGTACCCGCCCGCGAGGTCATGAGCGAACTCTTCGGCAAGGAGACCGGTTGCAGCAAGGGTCGTGGCGGTTCGATGCACCTTTTTTCCAAAGAGCATCACCTGCTTGGTGGCTTTGCCTTCATCGCGGAAGGCATTCCCGTGGCTCTCGGGTCTGCCTTCACCAGCCGCTACAAGCGTGATGCCCTCGGTGATGCCTCCAGCAACGCCGTAACAGCTGCCTTCTTTGGCGACGGAACCTGCAATAACGGTCAGTTTTTCGAATGCATGAACATGGCGCAGCTGTGGAAGCTGCCGATCATTTTCGTGGTCGAAAACAACAAGTGGGCTATCGGAATGGCGCACGACAGAGCCACCAGTGACCCTGAGATCTGGCGCAAGGCCAGTTCCTTCGGAATGGCCGGCGAAGAAGTGGATGGAATGGACGTTCTGGCGGTGCGGGCAGCAGCCCAACGGGCCGTGGAACGAGCCAGGGCCGGCGAAGGTCCGACCCTGTTGGAATGCCTCACCTATCGCTTCCGTGGCCACTCCCTCGCTGATCCAGACGAACTCCGCGCGGAGGAAGAAAAGCAGTTCTGGGCCAAGCGTGACCCCCTCAAAGCCCTGGAACGGGATCTGACAGACGCAGGCCTGGTGAACAGCGATGAACTGCGCGCGATCGAGAAGGACATCGACGGCATCGTTCAGGACTGTGTTGACTTCGCCCTGTCTGCTCCGGAGCCCGACCCATCGGAACTCACGCGCTACATCTGGGCTGAAGACTGA